The Triticum urartu cultivar G1812 chromosome 6, Tu2.1, whole genome shotgun sequence genome includes the window ATTATTTCGTTGCCGGTTACATTGTCCActacacacatacacacacagaTACTCCTCCCCTAAGCACGCACCCCTAGAAGGGACAGGGACAATGGTTCTACGAAGGACTCATGCATGCTTTCAAGGTAAATATATTTACAAGACGAGGGCGACCCGACAGTATTTGAACTCCACCGTAAGCTCACAACTTGGCAAACTCCATGCGTTTGAATGCATCACAAAAGCATATCCCGTAGTGATTCAGAGCTTGGGCTACACCGGTGGCGGCAGCATGGGTTCACCCGGAGCTGGGTTGATTCTGCAGACAAAAAGAGAAAATGCATTTTATTTGCAGTACACAAACATATACAGTACTATATGCATATGGGACATGAAGACATGCATGCTACTCTTTTCATGGCTACAGAAGTGACGCCTATGAAGGCGATGTCACCGTCCATGAGTGAGGACTAACGTCACATGGTGCATGGTGGCTTGGAGGAGCACAAGAGCGCGCCGTGGGGTGGCGGACATGGGGCGTACGACGGCGGGGCACAGCGGCATGGACGAGGACGGCGAGCGGCACTGTGCGGTCGATCGAAGTTGACACGCTGCGCCGCACGGCCGGTCACGTCGAATGTTTGACGCCGAGCGCGGGCGGATACGGCGGCGACGCAGTACTATTCCATCGACATGCATGGTGCATGGAAGACAAGTAAAGACGCCACGGCATACCTGCCCTGCTcgaagaaggcggagaaggcaCCGATCCCCGTCGCCGCGGCGATGAACCACACGAGCAGCGCGACGTGGAGGGTGAGGCCGGCCGTGCCCATGACCATGTAGGCGAAGGAGAAGGTGAGCAGCGTGGTGAGAGTCCACACCGACGCCTTGAGCCGGTTCCGCCACGCCGATCCCGCCGCCGCTCTGCTGTAGAGCCAGAGGCAGCAGAAGAGCAGCACCAGGTCGGCGTAGGAGGTGACGACGAAGGCGACGATGGCCGCGTCGCCCATGGAGTGGTACACCGCCATGACGGAGTTGAAGGTGAGCAAGGTCAACAGCAGAGCAAGGTACACCCAAGAGAAGCCGCCTGACAGCAGCATATCTAACTTTGCTTCCTCAATTTGAATGTACTACCACCAGAGACTAGATGCACCCGATAGAGTGACTACAACCAGAGGCTAGATGCGAACGATAAGCTTGAGTTAGAGTGGTCTTGGTTTGAGATGAGGGTTCAGTAGAGAAGGGGTCCGTGGGCTTATATAGCCTCAAAAAGGTAAACGTTCGGCCATCATGTTGCTGTGAATTTGCATTTCTTTTTTTTCCTACATGAAGTGTATTAGCGCATTTATTAATGGAAAGCAAAGCAGGTTGCAGCCAAGACACTGCATGCGACCCACACCCGTCCACGTCTCTCAACAGGCCCCGCCCCCCTTTTGCCTCGCTTTTTCCTCCACCCCTCCATCGTGCGAGCCAGCCTCGGAGGCCAACGATCATCGAACGCGTATGCAACGCACTGACCGGCGAGACTACGATCATTCCTACTCGTATATCTCTCATGTTTGGTGCGAAAATAGGCACTCCCACGAAGACAAAATAAGCCATGATCATATATATCTCTTcttctattttttttccttttttttcttgcGTCGGTACTACACATAGAATATCCGGTGGAAACCGATGTGGCCAGCTCATAGAGCACCCGGTGCTACCATACTATACTCTCCCGGTCCGTCTTT containing:
- the LOC125517169 gene encoding uncharacterized protein LOC125517169; its protein translation is MLLSGGFSWVYLALLLTLLTFNSVMAVYHSMGDAAIVAFVVTSYADLVLLFCCLWLYSRAAAGSAWRNRLKASVWTLTTLLTFSFAYMVMGTAGLTLHVALLVWFIAAATGIGAFSAFFEQGRINPAPGEPMLPPPV